Proteins from a single region of Candidatus Bathyarchaeia archaeon:
- a CDS encoding aldehyde ferredoxin oxidoreductase family protein, with translation MYGYAGRILHVDLTTGKTRVEPLNEEYAKKYIGGIGLGMRLWLDYSKAGVDPFSPENPLVLTTGPTSGTVWPTGGNGHAFVAKSPQSYGIAEAKSHGSFGTELKRAGYDGVIFHGRAEKPVYVWIDDDSVQILDASHLWGRSPAETEDMIKEELGDYYIRVAAIGPAGEKLVRIACIINEKSRAAGRCGLGAVMGSKNLKAIAVRGTKDVMVAKPDEFLEFVKEFHERMKGPATKKYRTLGTPENVLVHNALHCMPTRNYNNAHFEAAEKVSGEYLNERYVAKIIGCSSCAMRCEHICIVNEGPYKGAMARVEYEPLWAMGPYCGVDRLDAIIKGCELCNYYGIDSISAGVIVGFAMDCFENGILTVKDTDGIEARFGNHEAMVKLIEKIGKREGIGDILAEGVKIAAEKIGKGAEKLAQHIKGVEVTGYDLRCLKTAALGFAVSFRGADHNRHGAYAFDVKGKFNRLKYEKGRAKYVKDLEDVYTVIDSLIICKFSRGTYYKEFEDLAKLYTLVTGWETTPEEMRLKGERINNLARVINVREGLSRKDDTLPWKVMNVPIPDEGPSKGAYVSKEELDLMLDDYYEVRGWTRDGVPTPEKLRQLGIDDLIPIVEAKIRKA, from the coding sequence TTGTATGGCTATGCTGGCAGAATTCTTCATGTGGACTTGACGACGGGGAAGACGCGTGTTGAACCCTTAAACGAGGAGTATGCCAAAAAATACATTGGCGGCATAGGTCTTGGAATGCGATTGTGGCTTGACTATTCAAAGGCGGGTGTTGACCCCTTCAGCCCTGAAAACCCGCTGGTTTTGACAACCGGGCCAACCTCCGGCACTGTTTGGCCCACCGGTGGCAATGGCCATGCTTTTGTGGCTAAGTCTCCGCAGAGTTATGGTATCGCTGAGGCTAAGTCCCATGGCAGTTTTGGCACGGAGCTAAAGCGGGCTGGCTATGACGGCGTCATATTCCATGGAAGGGCTGAAAAGCCTGTCTACGTGTGGATTGACGACGATTCTGTTCAGATCTTGGATGCCTCCCACCTGTGGGGTAGGTCGCCTGCTGAAACTGAAGACATGATAAAGGAGGAGTTGGGAGACTACTATATCCGCGTGGCTGCCATTGGACCTGCTGGGGAGAAGCTTGTGCGGATAGCTTGTATAATCAACGAGAAGTCCAGGGCTGCTGGTAGATGCGGTCTTGGCGCTGTTATGGGATCGAAGAATTTGAAGGCTATTGCTGTTCGCGGGACAAAGGATGTTATGGTTGCTAAACCTGACGAGTTTCTAGAGTTTGTTAAGGAATTTCATGAGAGGATGAAGGGGCCTGCCACAAAGAAGTATAGGACTTTAGGCACTCCTGAGAACGTTTTGGTGCACAATGCTCTGCACTGTATGCCGACCCGCAACTATAATAACGCTCATTTCGAGGCTGCTGAGAAGGTTAGCGGTGAATACTTGAACGAGCGGTATGTAGCCAAAATTATCGGCTGTAGTTCTTGTGCCATGCGCTGCGAGCACATTTGCATTGTCAATGAGGGGCCGTATAAGGGGGCTATGGCAAGGGTTGAATATGAGCCTTTGTGGGCTATGGGTCCCTACTGTGGGGTTGATCGCCTTGACGCCATTATTAAGGGTTGTGAGCTCTGCAACTATTATGGGATAGACTCTATTAGCGCTGGTGTGATCGTTGGTTTTGCCATGGACTGTTTTGAGAATGGCATTTTAACTGTCAAGGATACTGATGGTATTGAGGCTCGTTTTGGCAATCATGAGGCGATGGTGAAGCTTATCGAGAAGATTGGCAAGCGGGAGGGTATCGGCGACATTCTGGCTGAGGGTGTGAAGATTGCGGCTGAGAAGATTGGCAAGGGTGCTGAGAAGCTTGCCCAGCACATTAAGGGTGTTGAGGTTACGGGGTATGACCTGCGCTGCTTAAAGACGGCGGCTTTAGGCTTCGCCGTGTCCTTCCGTGGCGCCGACCACAATAGGCATGGTGCTTATGCCTTCGATGTGAAGGGCAAGTTTAATAGGCTGAAGTATGAGAAGGGCAGAGCTAAATATGTCAAGGATCTTGAGGACGTTTACACGGTTATTGACTCGCTGATTATCTGCAAGTTCTCAAGGGGCACCTACTACAAGGAGTTTGAGGATTTGGCTAAGCTTTACACGCTTGTGACTGGTTGGGAGACGACGCCTGAGGAGATGCGCTTGAAGGGTGAGCGGATCAATAATCTTGCCAGGGTCATTAATGTGCGGGAGGGCTTAAGCCGCAAGGATGACACGTTGCCGTGGAAGGTTATGAATGTGCCGATTCCAGATGAGGGTCCGTCTAAGGGCGCCTATGTCAGTAAGGAGGAGCTTGATTTGATGTTGGATGACTACTATGAGGTGAGGGGTTGGACTAGGGATGGCGTACCGACGCCTGAAAAGCTCAGACAGTTGGGCATAGATGACTTGATCCCCATTGTGGAGGCGAAAATACGAAAGGCTTAG
- a CDS encoding succinate dehydrogenase/fumarate reductase flavoprotein subunit translates to MEKHSHDVVIVGAGLAGLRAAVAAAEYNDKLDIAVISKLHPLRSHSVCAQGGTAAVMQEKDSFDLHAFDTVKGADYLADQDVVEFFVRQAPKEIVLMEHWGCPWSRTPDGKIDQRPFGGHSYPRACFAADMTGFHEMHTLYGKAITYPNVKFYDEWFATSLIVEDNTVLGLTAIELKTGEMHAFQAKAVIMATGGHERIYEFTTFSHTTTGDGMAMAYRAGAPLEDMEFVQFHPTGLVPSGVLITEGARGEGGYLINALGERFMKRYAPAMMELAPRDVVARAEQTEILEGRAFQGPYGPYIALDLRHLGEEKINERLPLIREVAIKLAGVDPVKELIPIRPAAHYSMGGIKANIRTETPIRGLYAAGECSCLSLHGANRLGTNSTAECLVFGAVAGEEAAKYAMSSGFHEFPVEKALAEEKRVYDGILGSEGDERVPQLRDEMRKIMNTKVWIFRTGEELKTALKEIRTLKERFKRIKVEDKGKIFNTGFVAALQLDFMLDLAEVTTISALARTESRGAHTRLDYPNRDDEKWLVHTLACYTVEGPRLDYIPVTITRWQPAARKY, encoded by the coding sequence ATGGAGAAACATTCCCACGACGTTGTTATTGTCGGAGCGGGCTTGGCTGGTTTAAGGGCCGCCGTAGCAGCCGCAGAATATAACGACAAACTGGACATAGCCGTGATTTCTAAACTTCACCCTTTAAGATCGCATTCCGTGTGTGCCCAAGGCGGAACAGCCGCCGTAATGCAGGAAAAAGACTCCTTTGATCTACACGCCTTTGACACGGTTAAGGGTGCCGACTACTTGGCGGATCAGGACGTTGTAGAGTTCTTTGTTAGACAAGCACCCAAAGAAATAGTGTTGATGGAGCATTGGGGCTGCCCGTGGAGTCGCACGCCAGACGGCAAAATTGATCAGAGACCTTTTGGCGGCCACTCCTATCCAAGGGCTTGCTTTGCGGCGGATATGACGGGTTTTCATGAAATGCACACGCTTTATGGCAAGGCCATAACATATCCAAACGTGAAATTTTATGATGAGTGGTTTGCCACCTCGCTGATCGTTGAAGACAACACGGTGCTGGGCTTAACAGCCATAGAGCTTAAAACAGGCGAAATGCATGCTTTCCAGGCAAAGGCTGTAATCATGGCGACGGGCGGACATGAACGCATATACGAGTTTACAACGTTCTCCCACACCACAACTGGCGACGGCATGGCCATGGCCTACAGGGCTGGCGCACCCCTAGAAGACATGGAGTTCGTCCAATTCCATCCAACGGGGCTTGTGCCGTCAGGCGTCCTAATAACCGAAGGCGCCCGGGGTGAAGGCGGCTACCTCATAAATGCCCTCGGCGAGCGCTTCATGAAAAGGTATGCGCCAGCTATGATGGAGCTGGCGCCCAGAGATGTGGTTGCAAGGGCTGAGCAAACCGAAATCCTTGAGGGAAGGGCCTTCCAAGGGCCTTATGGACCATACATAGCCCTAGACCTTAGACATCTAGGCGAGGAGAAAATCAATGAAAGGCTGCCTCTTATACGGGAGGTGGCCATAAAACTTGCCGGGGTGGACCCGGTTAAGGAGCTTATTCCAATAAGGCCGGCGGCCCACTACTCCATGGGTGGAATTAAAGCCAACATCAGAACCGAAACACCTATTAGAGGCTTATATGCGGCTGGCGAATGCTCATGTTTAAGCCTTCATGGCGCCAACAGGCTTGGAACAAACTCGACGGCTGAATGCCTTGTTTTCGGGGCGGTTGCCGGCGAAGAGGCAGCCAAATACGCCATGTCCTCGGGATTCCACGAGTTTCCAGTCGAGAAGGCTTTAGCTGAAGAAAAACGGGTTTACGATGGAATTCTTGGAAGCGAGGGCGACGAAAGGGTGCCCCAGCTTAGGGATGAAATGCGGAAAATCATGAACACCAAAGTTTGGATTTTCCGCACAGGCGAGGAACTTAAAACCGCCCTGAAGGAGATTAGAACGCTCAAGGAACGCTTCAAACGCATAAAAGTTGAGGATAAAGGCAAAATCTTCAACACGGGCTTTGTGGCCGCCCTTCAACTTGACTTTATGCTGGACCTAGCCGAAGTCACAACCATAAGCGCCCTGGCCAGAACAGAGTCCCGAGGCGCCCACACAAGGCTTGATTATCCAAACCGGGATGACGAAAAATGGCTTGTCCACACTCTAGCCTGCTACACAGTGGAAGGCCCAAGGCTTGACTATATTCCAGTAACCATCACGAGGTGGCAGCCAGCCGCCAGAAAATATTAG
- the sdhB gene encoding succinate dehydrogenase iron-sulfur subunit, whose product MNGEVVKVVEFRVRRYDPDTGRSYVSTYMVPIRRGTTVLDVLNYIKENLDETLTFRHSCRMGICGSCAVNVNGKPMLACYTQVLDLNADTVVIEPLSNLPVIKDLVVDIQPFFQNLRKVRNVLVKPPEAFKRSEEFIQSPEDLKRYWDLTLCTKCSICYSACPAAIDEKFLGPSALTANYRFIADSRDEGLDGRLKVVADNVWLCTSCNSCTLFCPKLVNCANSVVENRSLLVEAGMIPRTVKDVLESVIKYHNPMGTHQSRRMAWAEGLNVKAYPNVAKADVLYFVCCSTAYDVRNREAARAMAVLLEKLGIDYATLGEEEWCCGDHILRMGEKGLFEMLAEHNVAIFQKFNANRVLTISPHCYNTFKNEKPYKDLGLNVQHYTQFLAEAIDKGKLKPSKPYPKRVAYHDPCFLGKRNQIYEEPRHILQSISGLEFVEMKRTREASFCCGGGAGRVWTEEAPLEKRPCVNRVREALELGVEVIAVACPFCITTLEDAVKVLEVEDKIAVKDILEILREAL is encoded by the coding sequence ATGAACGGTGAGGTTGTGAAGGTTGTTGAGTTCCGGGTTCGCAGATATGACCCAGACACTGGAAGGAGTTATGTTTCCACTTATATGGTGCCGATTCGCCGTGGGACGACAGTCCTCGACGTGCTTAACTATATTAAGGAGAATTTGGATGAGACCCTTACGTTCAGGCATTCTTGTAGGATGGGGATCTGTGGGAGTTGCGCCGTAAACGTTAACGGCAAGCCTATGCTGGCATGCTATACACAAGTGTTAGACCTAAACGCCGACACTGTGGTTATTGAGCCCCTGTCAAACCTTCCAGTTATAAAGGACTTAGTTGTGGACATTCAGCCCTTCTTCCAGAACCTTAGGAAAGTCAGAAATGTGCTGGTTAAGCCTCCTGAAGCCTTCAAAAGGTCTGAAGAGTTCATTCAGTCTCCCGAAGACTTAAAGAGGTACTGGGACTTGACGCTCTGCACAAAATGCTCAATCTGCTATTCCGCTTGCCCAGCCGCCATAGACGAGAAGTTCCTCGGCCCTTCAGCCTTAACAGCCAATTACAGGTTTATCGCCGATTCGAGAGACGAGGGTTTAGATGGGAGGCTTAAGGTTGTGGCTGACAACGTTTGGCTATGCACTTCCTGTAATTCCTGCACACTTTTCTGTCCAAAACTTGTCAATTGTGCGAACTCTGTGGTTGAAAACCGCAGCCTCTTGGTGGAAGCGGGCATGATCCCGAGAACTGTTAAGGACGTCCTTGAGAGCGTGATAAAATACCATAATCCTATGGGAACTCATCAGAGCAGGCGGATGGCATGGGCTGAAGGCTTAAATGTTAAGGCCTATCCAAACGTGGCGAAGGCGGATGTGCTCTATTTCGTCTGCTGTTCAACAGCCTATGACGTGCGGAATCGAGAGGCCGCCAGAGCCATGGCGGTTTTGCTGGAAAAGCTGGGCATTGATTATGCCACTTTAGGCGAGGAGGAATGGTGCTGTGGAGATCATATCCTCCGCATGGGCGAGAAAGGCTTATTCGAAATGCTTGCAGAACATAACGTGGCTATTTTCCAAAAGTTTAACGCAAACCGGGTTTTGACGATTTCACCCCACTGCTACAACACATTCAAAAACGAAAAGCCCTACAAGGATTTAGGCCTAAACGTTCAGCATTATACGCAGTTCTTGGCTGAAGCCATAGACAAGGGTAAACTTAAACCATCAAAGCCCTATCCAAAGCGGGTTGCCTACCATGATCCATGCTTCCTTGGGAAACGAAACCAAATCTATGAGGAGCCAAGACACATACTCCAGTCCATAAGCGGCTTGGAATTTGTCGAAATGAAACGCACAAGAGAAGCAAGCTTCTGCTGCGGTGGCGGGGCTGGCAGAGTCTGGACAGAAGAAGCCCCACTGGAGAAGAGGCCTTGCGTGAACCGTGTTAGGGAGGCTCTGGAACTAGGCGTGGAAGTCATAGCCGTAGCGTGTCCATTCTGCATAACAACCCTGGAAGACGCCGTTAAAGTTCTGGAAGTGGAGGACAAAATAGCCGTCAAGGATATCCTTGAAATTCTGAGGGAAGCCTTGTAA
- a CDS encoding winged helix-turn-helix domain-containing protein encodes MSKFVVAMGDGGGGGIRRRRSRVEVIREILREALDGANKTRLMYRCNLNFGRFNRYLRELLDAGLLERVAANPEAGMVLYRTTEKGRELLKILEKADEFLSV; translated from the coding sequence GTGTCTAAGTTTGTGGTTGCCATGGGCGATGGTGGGGGAGGTGGGATTAGGCGTAGGCGTAGTCGGGTTGAGGTTATTAGGGAGATTTTGAGGGAGGCTTTGGATGGCGCTAACAAGACTAGGCTTATGTATCGTTGTAATTTGAATTTTGGGCGTTTTAATCGTTATTTGCGGGAGTTGCTGGATGCGGGTTTGTTGGAGCGGGTTGCGGCTAATCCGGAGGCTGGCATGGTTTTGTATAGGACTACGGAGAAGGGGCGGGAGCTTTTGAAGATTTTGGAGAAGGCTGACGAGTTTCTGTCTGTCTAG
- a CDS encoding 4Fe-4S dicluster domain-containing protein: MVKIHERKFVSVDPDKCVGCQVCEYICSWTKEKAFNPLKSRIRVVRLNPLVNVSITCRLCEDPPCVAACPRDALTQSEENGTILVDEDKCNGCGWCIEACDYGAIMLHPDKKVVFVCDLCKDKPDGPQCVKWCPEEALDLVTADVLAQKARITATRKLFQEALKVAPST; the protein is encoded by the coding sequence ATGGTTAAGATTCATGAGAGAAAGTTTGTTTCGGTTGATCCGGACAAGTGTGTTGGCTGCCAGGTCTGCGAGTACATTTGTTCTTGGACTAAGGAGAAGGCTTTTAATCCGCTGAAGTCTAGGATTAGGGTTGTTAGGCTTAATCCGCTGGTTAATGTTTCCATCACCTGCCGGCTTTGTGAGGATCCGCCGTGTGTGGCTGCATGTCCAAGGGATGCCTTAACCCAGTCTGAGGAGAACGGCACCATATTAGTGGATGAGGATAAGTGCAATGGCTGCGGATGGTGCATTGAGGCTTGCGATTATGGGGCGATTATGCTTCATCCGGACAAGAAGGTGGTTTTTGTCTGCGATTTATGCAAGGATAAGCCTGACGGCCCCCAGTGTGTTAAGTGGTGTCCAGAGGAGGCTTTGGATCTCGTCACGGCGGATGTGCTGGCGCAGAAGGCTCGGATAACGGCTACTAGGAAGCTGTTTCAGGAAGCCTTGAAAGTGGCTCCGTCGACGTAG
- a CDS encoding biotin--[acetyl-CoA-carboxylase] ligase, which yields MPATIKADRIQEGLKTKLFGKYLFFAREVGSTNDWAKELAELGAPEGTVAIAEVQTAGRGRLGRKWHSPRGGLWFSIIIKPNLKPAETVQLVFLASLAVVEVLRELYGLKAETKWPNDVLVEGRKVCGILSEMKTVGEKVEYAVLGVGLNANIDVEKEFPLELGETATSLEKMLGKEIALEILLKALLEKMESLYQIFLEEGFNYILAKWKTHASFLRCEVEVYSGDEKFEGLALDVDGDGALVLRLRDGTVKRIFTGDLSIRVRRQ from the coding sequence ATGCCAGCCACAATAAAAGCGGACAGAATCCAAGAAGGATTGAAAACCAAACTTTTTGGGAAATACCTTTTCTTCGCCCGTGAGGTGGGATCCACCAATGACTGGGCTAAGGAGTTGGCGGAACTAGGGGCTCCGGAGGGCACAGTTGCCATAGCTGAGGTTCAAACTGCCGGACGCGGCAGGCTTGGCAGGAAATGGCACTCGCCAAGGGGTGGATTATGGTTCTCCATAATCATCAAACCGAACCTAAAGCCTGCTGAAACGGTCCAACTGGTGTTCTTGGCAAGCCTTGCCGTAGTGGAAGTCCTCCGCGAACTCTACGGCTTAAAAGCTGAGACTAAGTGGCCAAATGATGTTCTGGTGGAGGGCCGCAAAGTCTGCGGCATCCTATCAGAAATGAAAACTGTCGGCGAAAAAGTGGAGTATGCGGTTTTAGGCGTGGGCTTGAACGCCAACATCGACGTGGAAAAGGAGTTTCCATTGGAGCTTGGGGAAACAGCGACATCGCTGGAGAAAATGCTTGGGAAAGAGATTGCTCTAGAAATTCTCTTGAAGGCTTTGCTTGAGAAAATGGAGAGCCTTTACCAAATCTTCCTCGAGGAGGGCTTCAATTATATTTTGGCGAAATGGAAAACTCACGCTTCCTTTCTAAGATGTGAGGTGGAAGTTTACAGTGGAGACGAAAAATTTGAAGGCTTAGCCCTCGACGTTGACGGTGACGGCGCTTTGGTTTTGAGGCTTAGGGATGGCACGGTGAAGCGTATTTTCACCGGAGATCTTTCCATTAGGGTGAGAAGGCAGTAG
- the mce gene encoding methylmalonyl-CoA epimerase, with protein sequence MFMGVDHVGVAVKNLDEALSVYLDVLGFKLLGVYVLAERKVRVAFLSTGGETRIELLEPVGSDSPVAKFLENRGEGIHHIAVKVDNIERALEEFKRKGVMLVDEKPRIGAEGKKIAFVHPKSTKGVLLELVME encoded by the coding sequence GTGTTTATGGGAGTTGACCATGTAGGTGTGGCTGTAAAAAACTTGGATGAAGCCTTAAGCGTTTACCTTGACGTTTTGGGCTTCAAGCTTTTAGGCGTGTATGTTTTAGCTGAGCGGAAAGTGAGGGTGGCTTTTCTCTCTACGGGAGGTGAAACCCGCATAGAGCTTTTGGAGCCTGTTGGAAGCGACAGCCCAGTGGCTAAATTTCTTGAAAACCGCGGCGAGGGAATCCATCACATCGCCGTAAAGGTGGATAATATCGAGAGGGCTTTAGAAGAATTCAAAAGAAAAGGCGTGATGCTTGTCGATGAAAAGCCTAGGATTGGGGCTGAGGGCAAGAAAATAGCCTTCGTCCACCCTAAAAGCACTAAGGGTGTGCTTCTCGAGCTAGTGATGGAATGA
- a CDS encoding biotin/lipoyl-containing protein, translating to MKTYEVSVNKKLHRVKIVEKGEGLFSVDLNGKNVEVKFTAPSGGKNLFMEMNGKMVQVEVVSALGNTWHVRVNGKTFEVQYPISTIKTETMRAELTPTSSKESSASFIPVKNAVLAPIAGRIAALKVNVGQRVSRGDCICILEAMKMANEVAAPWDGIVREICVSEGAVVNKGDVLAVIA from the coding sequence TTGAAGACTTATGAAGTTTCAGTGAACAAGAAACTCCATCGTGTTAAAATTGTGGAAAAAGGCGAGGGCTTATTTTCCGTGGACTTAAATGGGAAAAACGTTGAAGTGAAATTCACTGCGCCAAGCGGCGGGAAAAATCTCTTCATGGAAATGAATGGAAAAATGGTTCAAGTGGAGGTTGTCAGCGCCCTTGGCAACACATGGCATGTTCGGGTGAATGGAAAGACTTTTGAGGTTCAGTATCCAATCTCAACCATTAAAACCGAAACCATGAGAGCTGAGCTGACTCCTACCTCGTCTAAAGAATCCTCCGCAAGCTTCATTCCCGTGAAGAATGCGGTTCTAGCTCCGATCGCTGGGAGGATTGCCGCCTTAAAGGTTAACGTGGGGCAAAGGGTCTCCAGAGGGGACTGCATATGCATCTTGGAAGCTATGAAAATGGCGAATGAGGTGGCTGCTCCATGGGATGGCATCGTAAGGGAAATCTGTGTTTCCGAGGGAGCCGTTGTAAATAAGGGTGATGTTTTGGCGGTTATAGCCTAG
- a CDS encoding MFS transporter translates to MRSVRDVLLIQVLHSFSSGVLGVVIPLVMKARSIEVILIGFVFASMPLIMQFGRMFFATLSDFFGRKPFFILNGFLGTVSSLVYCFAHTPMEFLFGKIAEGTKEGAIWAVNRAYLLERSRENWRVLVHLRTVVYLAYAAGSLAAGFLVAFFLFEGTMILCALFGVFGMLLSIRLVDERKGEFNVEQAMRFLDFRKKEWKFKVSLLLFFMMGLAFGFRAGYVIPYFLSSVGFSTEAVGLIVGVMILLAGLSAYMFSKCTNVRRLILISGISYSILLVPLGFSPPVAAAVLVMAVGFAEGMNSIGQEGVLSKICGRESYGTDIGLLMMGLHVGESISLALSGVLIASWGFAASFIPAALLYAVFYMGVFMLFGEE, encoded by the coding sequence TTGCGTTCAGTTAGGGATGTCCTGCTCATTCAAGTGCTCCATTCCTTTTCAAGCGGGGTCTTAGGCGTTGTCATACCCTTGGTTATGAAGGCGCGGAGCATCGAAGTGATTTTGATTGGCTTCGTGTTCGCTTCCATGCCTCTAATAATGCAGTTTGGTAGGATGTTCTTCGCCACGCTTTCAGATTTTTTCGGAAGAAAGCCCTTCTTCATCTTGAACGGTTTCCTCGGCACCGTTTCAAGCCTAGTTTATTGTTTCGCCCACACACCCATGGAGTTCCTTTTCGGCAAGATAGCCGAGGGGACAAAGGAGGGCGCTATATGGGCTGTGAATAGGGCTTATCTGCTTGAGAGAAGCCGTGAAAACTGGAGAGTTCTAGTGCACTTGAGAACGGTTGTTTATTTGGCTTACGCCGCTGGCAGCCTGGCTGCAGGTTTTCTTGTAGCGTTTTTCCTTTTCGAGGGAACCATGATTTTATGCGCTCTGTTCGGCGTTTTTGGCATGCTGCTTTCTATAAGGCTTGTGGACGAGAGAAAGGGTGAATTCAACGTGGAGCAAGCCATGCGCTTCCTTGACTTTAGAAAGAAGGAGTGGAAGTTTAAGGTGTCCCTCCTCCTATTTTTCATGATGGGTTTGGCTTTCGGCTTTCGCGCAGGATACGTGATACCCTACTTTCTTAGCAGCGTTGGCTTCTCCACCGAAGCCGTTGGGCTGATTGTTGGCGTCATGATTCTGTTGGCTGGGCTGTCGGCGTACATGTTTTCCAAGTGCACCAACGTAAGGAGGTTGATCCTCATAAGCGGGATATCCTACTCAATTCTGCTGGTTCCACTGGGCTTTAGTCCACCGGTGGCTGCAGCGGTCCTCGTGATGGCTGTTGGCTTCGCCGAGGGAATGAACAGCATAGGCCAGGAGGGCGTGCTCTCCAAAATATGTGGCCGAGAATCCTATGGAACGGATATAGGCTTGCTTATGATGGGCCTTCATGTAGGAGAATCCATCAGCCTAGCCTTGAGCGGCGTTTTAATTGCAAGTTGGGGCTTCGCCGCTTCCTTTATACCGGCAGCCCTCCTATACGCTGTCTTCTACATGGGCGTCTTCATGCTTTTTGGAGAGGAATAG
- the accC gene encoding acetyl-CoA carboxylase biotin carboxylase subunit yields MFRKILVANRGEIAVRVIRACRELGVKTVAVYSEADAASLHVRYADESHFIGAAEPSQSYLNIARIIEVAKKSECEAIHPGYGFLSQISAFAQACSENNLVFIGPPADVLRRMGNKVEARKAAANAGVPVIPGSLEPLESVEEAVELARVLGYPVLVKAVYGGGGRGMRLVQSEEEMRKVLETASLEAEFSFGSREIYVEKFLPKARHIEFQILADGKGNVIHLGERECSIQRRYQKLIEETPSPLLTEDMRREMGAAAVKIAEAISYVNAGTVEFLVDQNMNYYFLEMNTRLQVEHLITEMVTGIDIVKEQIRIAAGEELAYKQMEIEARGHAINCRINAEDPYNNFAPSPGTITHLHLPGGPGVRVDTHIYVGYTVPVFYDPLIAKLAVWGSSRLEAIRRMRGALEEFVIEGVKTTIPLHKAIMEDEDFLRGQIHINFVDERIERLLPPQKTLTDEEAAALAVVLFNRTQARAKALTLKKEGKDVSPWKMAGRTWRVIGAH; encoded by the coding sequence ATGTTCAGGAAGATTCTCGTCGCAAACAGGGGGGAAATCGCCGTAAGAGTGATTAGAGCGTGCAGGGAGCTTGGCGTTAAAACGGTTGCCGTTTACTCGGAGGCTGATGCTGCCTCGCTGCATGTACGCTATGCCGATGAAAGCCACTTTATAGGCGCAGCGGAGCCAAGCCAAAGCTATTTGAACATAGCGAGGATAATCGAGGTTGCCAAAAAGTCCGAGTGTGAAGCCATCCACCCCGGCTACGGTTTTTTGTCGCAGATTTCAGCATTCGCCCAGGCGTGTTCTGAAAACAACTTGGTTTTCATTGGGCCTCCAGCTGACGTTTTGAGGCGCATGGGGAACAAGGTTGAGGCTAGAAAAGCCGCCGCCAATGCTGGGGTGCCTGTGATCCCCGGTAGCTTAGAACCCCTTGAAAGTGTGGAGGAAGCCGTTGAGCTTGCCCGCGTGTTAGGTTATCCGGTTTTGGTTAAGGCTGTTTACGGCGGCGGCGGGAGGGGCATGAGGCTTGTCCAAAGCGAGGAGGAAATGCGAAAAGTTTTAGAAACAGCCAGTTTAGAGGCAGAGTTTTCCTTTGGAAGCCGTGAAATCTACGTGGAAAAGTTTCTTCCAAAGGCGAGGCACATAGAGTTCCAGATATTAGCCGACGGAAAAGGCAATGTAATCCACCTCGGCGAGAGGGAATGCTCCATCCAGAGGCGCTACCAAAAACTGATCGAGGAAACACCCTCCCCCCTCTTAACGGAGGATATGCGGAGGGAAATGGGCGCAGCCGCCGTGAAAATCGCCGAGGCTATAAGCTACGTGAACGCCGGAACCGTGGAATTCCTTGTGGATCAAAACATGAACTATTACTTCTTGGAAATGAACACAAGGCTTCAAGTGGAACACTTAATCACCGAAATGGTGACGGGCATAGACATAGTTAAGGAGCAAATTAGGATTGCGGCTGGCGAGGAGCTAGCGTATAAGCAGATGGAAATTGAAGCCCGGGGGCATGCCATAAATTGCCGAATAAACGCCGAGGATCCCTACAACAACTTCGCCCCCTCGCCGGGAACCATAACCCACCTACATTTGCCGGGCGGACCGGGGGTTAGAGTTGACACCCACATTTATGTTGGCTACACGGTTCCAGTCTTCTATGACCCATTAATCGCCAAGCTTGCTGTTTGGGGGTCCAGTCGCCTCGAAGCTATTAGGCGAATGCGCGGCGCCCTTGAAGAGTTTGTGATAGAGGGCGTTAAAACCACAATCCCCCTTCATAAGGCGATAATGGAAGACGAGGATTTCTTGAGGGGGCAGATCCACATAAACTTCGTTGATGAGAGGATTGAAAGGCTCCTGCCACCACAGAAAACCCTAACAGACGAGGAAGCGGCAGCCTTGGCCGTTGTCCTCTTCAATCGAACCCAGGCGAGGGCGAAGGCGTTGACGCTTAAAAAAGAAGGGAAGGACGTGTCCCCATGGAAAATGGCTGGAAGAACCTGGAGGGTGATTGGAGCCCATTGA